Proteins encoded within one genomic window of Argiope bruennichi chromosome 7, qqArgBrue1.1, whole genome shotgun sequence:
- the LOC129974989 gene encoding uncharacterized protein LOC129974989 — protein sequence MGPQNQIPSPSFFIISRVSSENETFHGVSPFLVEKAISGHIGEAKAIRKIRSGDLLVEVANKKQAQKILKIKSLSTIPVTVSAHRSLNSSKGVITCGELYNEETDEILKELRNQGVTEVRRITIKRNGNVMKTKHLILTFHFPKTPEFIKTGYMRLAVRPYIPNPLRCFQCQRIGHSKATCRGEHSSFSRTCPIWQLEKEVLSVKVKNQISYPEAKRIVKARLPPAGISYAKAAKVITPFTPGNAQDKSSVGISLSNNQLTTELDASDAGSPHKLKPKRKKISKSQKSLALKLSKTGRSSNDITLALSTKKSLALDMAKSGLVRKDLTSLFGGQPKSPELLRLHPSEEEDDFQMSCDGSATPPTNDNTNSTNNS from the exons ATGGGGCCTCAAAATCAAATTCCATCACCATCGTTTTTCATAATTAGTCGTGTATCatctgaaaatgaaacatttcacgGTGTGTCACCATTTCTAGTTGAAAAGGCTATATCTGGGCATATCGGTGAAGCTAAAGCAATAAGGAAAATTCGCTCTGGCGATTTACTTGTTGAAGTAGCCAATAAGAAACAagctcaaaaaattttgaaaattaaatctctGTCAACGATACCTGTCACTGTTAGTGCACACAGATCTCTGAACTCTTCTAAAGGAGTTATTACTTGTGGAGAGCTGTATAATGAGGAGACtgacgaaattttaaaagaattacgaAACCAAGGCGTTACGGAAGTCCGGCGAATAACAATTAAAAGGAATGGTAATGTTATGAAGACCAAACACCTTATTCTGACATTCCACTTTCCAAAGACACCCGAATTTATTAAGACGGGTTACATGCGATTAGCTGTCAGACCATACATACCAAACCCACTTCGTTGCTTTCAGTGCCAGCGCATAGGTCACTCCAAAGCTACTTGCCGAG GAGAGCATAGCTCCTTTTCCCGCACTTGCCCTATCTGGCAATTAGAAAAGGAAGTACTCTCTGTCAAGGTTAAGAATCAAATATCTTATCCGGAAGCAAAAAGGATTGTGAAAGCCCGTCTACCACCGGCTGGCATTAGCTATGCAAAAGCGGCAAAGGTAATAACTCCTTTCACTCCTGGAAATGCACAGGATAAATCGAGTGTAGGTATTTCCCTTTCTAATAATCAGCTAACAACTGAATTAGATGCTTCAGATGCTGGTTCACCACACAAGTTAAAaccaaagaggaaaaaaatttcaaaatcacagAAATCACTGGCActgaaactttcaaaaacaggtcGTTCTTCTAATGACATTACCTTAGCTCTTTCTACCAAAAAATCTCTTGCCTTAGATATGGCAAAATCTGGCCTTGTTCGTAAGGACCTAACTTCCTTATTCGGTGGTCAGCCGAAGAGTCCGGAATTATTGCGACTCCATCCCTCCGAGGAGGAAGATGATTTTCAGATGAGTTGTGATGGTTCTGCAACTCCGCCTACGAATGATAATACAAATTCCACAAATAATTCTTAA